The window AGTTCGCCGCAACGCTCGACTTGCATACCTGAAGTCTCAAGAGGAAGCTGAAAGCGCCTCGGCTAGGATTCAAGCAGCCTATACCTATCTCACAGACACCATTATTGACGCCTGGAGCGAGTCTCAGCTCAAGGAATTTTGTGACAAGAACGGAGTTCCTGTGCCTCAGGGTACCAAGCTTAATGAACTCCGAGCTCTTGTTCGAAAGCACCGCGCTGATATCTTGGGCGACACCGTTGGCGCCAGCGTCAAGGCTGCTTTCGGCGCTGCTACTTCCAACGCTCAGAACCAGTATGCCAGGGCGACTGACAGCGCTTCTCTTGCCGCCCAGGATGCCTTCAACCAAGCCGTCGACAAGTGGTCAGACAGCCGACTCAAGGCTTATCTGGATGCCCGCGGTGTCCCTGTTCCCCAAGCCAGTAAGACCGACGAGCTTCGAGCTCTTGTTCGAAAGCATACAcacaaagcagcagctggctggCAAGCGTGGAATTTTGATGACTATAACTACGAtaacttaaagaactatCTGAGTAAACACGGCAATGCTGCCGCAAAGGCCGCGgctaagaagaaggacgcTACCCGTGATGAACTTGTGAGAGCTGCCCAGTCGGCCTACTCATCCGCCTCGTCAGCTGGTGGTGCACAGTATGCCTCTGCCACCAGCTATCTTGCGTCTGCGACATCTTCTGCCAAGCAGGATGCTTTTGATGGCTGGTCCGAGAGCGATCTCAAAGCCTACCTCGACAGCTATGGAGTTCGTGTTCCTCAGGGTTCTAAGATTGACGAACTCAAAGCAGAAGCGCGCAAGCAGTCTACCTACTTCAAATATGGCACCTCTTCACCCGGAGGCACTGTCTTTGCTAAGATCGGAGAGACTGCCAAGGACGGTTGGAGATGGATCGCCCAGCAGCTCAATATTGGCAGCGAGGTTGCCAAACAGGAAGCTATCAAAGCTGAGGCTGAAGCTAAGAAAAAGGGCCAGAAGCTGAGAAATGAGCTGTAAAGTGCTTAGTAACTCACGATGCACTTTATACAAGAGACAAATGGCAAGTCAAAAGACCTGACCATGGCGAAGGAAGTGGTCGCCAAGTGTAAGATGAAGCGAGGTACCAGAGGCGCtccgtccttttttttcttttttctttacgaGTTAGGGTGATGGAAAGGGTTGGGACAAAAGGCGATGGACTTTCATCAATGATAAATGATATTCGAGTTGGTATGTTTTCATAGTAATACGTTTTTCACACGTTGATTTGATGCCCTACGGAGTGAAGTAAAGTGACAGTCGCAACGTatgctttatatagtaagGGAATGTAAGTGGACACCATTTGCTTGGATAAAATTTTAGTTGGCAGTTCTATATGTGCACTTTTATTACCATATTCACCTAAACTATT is drawn from Trichoderma asperellum chromosome 4, complete sequence and contains these coding sequences:
- a CDS encoding uncharacterized protein (EggNog:ENOG41~SECRETED:SignalP(1-19)), translated to MWRLRDLLVVGLAVSGATASTWFPGSKTIYNKWHETELERWLSDQNIPYPTPADRKDLEDLVSKNWNDYVVEPYNKWDTSQLSAYLQARGNDVAREAQKNKDSLLSHVKSNWYETEDSANEGWSNIKDWILDTWTDSQLKSFCDKHGIPVPQPRTRDTLLQKARENYQTIAEKAGETAAYPGDWLYSTWSQSDLKEWLDKNGFPAPQPTTRDKLIASVRRNARLAYLKSQEEAESASARIQAAYTYLTDTIIDAWSESQLKEFCDKNGVPVPQGTKLNELRALVRKHRADILGDTVGASVKAAFGAATSNAQNQYARATDSASLAAQDAFNQAVDKWSDSRLKAYLDARGVPVPQASKTDELRALVRKHTHKAAAGWQAWNFDDYNYDNLKNYLSKHGNAAAKAAAKKKDATRDELVRAAQSAYSSASSAGGAQYASATSYLASATSSAKQDAFDGWSESDLKAYLDSYGVRVPQGSKIDELKAEARKQSTYFKYGTSSPGGTVFAKIGETAKDGWRWIAQQLNIGSEVAKQEAIKAEAEAKKKGQKLRNEL